AGGAAGGCCGCGAAGAGGGCGGCCAGGCCACCGTACTGTTTCCAGCGCTGCATCAGGCCGTCACCCCAGTGGATTCGCCGCTGGTGTCGCGTCCGGCGAGCCCGACGAGATCGGGGCGGACGGAGGCGAGGAACTGAACGATAAAGCCCGTCAGGATCCCCTCGATGACGGCGACGCCGAGGTTGAGCCCGACGAGACCAGCGACGGCAATCGTCAAATCACCACGCGGCAGTGCGCTCCCGTTCACGCCGCTGATGACGATGATCGCACCCATCAGGAACGCGCCTGCCGAGAGACCGAGCGTCGCGGCACTGGCGCCTGCGGGGAAGACGTCCCAGTCCATCCCCATCAACGTCTTGAACGCGTAGTAGGCGACGATGGCTTCGCTCGCGTTGACGAGCGTGTTCGCGCCGAGCAGGCCGACGGCACCGTGGCCGAGCGCTGCCGAGAAGATGTTCACGACCAGCGCGATGAGTGCCCCGAGCAGCGGCCCAGCGAGGATGCCGACGAGGCCGGTGAGATTCATGTGAATCCCGCCCCACACGGGGATGTTCAGCTGGAAGATCGCGAAACTCGCGGCCGCGCCGATACCTGCGAGCGCGATCTGATGCGTTTTGATACCGCCTTTTCGGACTCGATAGACCACGGCGCTGATCAGTCCGGCGCCAAGCAGCGTCCAGAGGATCAGTGCCCACAGCGGGAACGAGCCTTCTCCGAGGTGAATGTGTGCCATCTCTGGGTTGTCAATTTTGGACACGATTATAATAAAGTTGCTGTACGGGACCAGAGCAGATAACAATCATAGCATAGTATACCGTTCTGCTTTGATAGAACAGGGAATCGACACTTCCGTCGGCACGAGTGACTTCGAACCTACTGCTCGCTGATCTGTGCGTTCATGACATCGACGGGTACTACCGTGTAATCGACCGAAATGGATTCATCTGCTCCTCGAACGGTGCCGATAAATCGCAGGGCATCTTCGTATGCAGCCTCGATTACGAATGTCTCGACACAGCCTGCGTTACCTTCGAGACAGTTGTGAGAGTTCGACCGAATTGACGCTTCGAATTCGTGGCGGATGTCCATCATCCGGCGTTCGATCTCCGGTTCATCATATCCGAAGACCGCAGTAACTGTCGCCAAGACCCGCCGGCCCTCGTAGTCTGTCTCTCGATACTCTTCGAGCAATGACTGGCACGCTTCACGGATGACCTCACTTCGTCCGGTGTAGCCGTGTTCTTCCGCAAATGTATCGAGACCGTCCCGGAGTCGCTCCGGCATCGAGGAGCTCACGATGGGCATATATTAAAAATATGCTCAAAGATAATAGATATGGAGGTGTGAAAGAGAGTTGTTAATAAACTTGCCGCAAGAGAATATCAGGCGCTAGTGTCACCTGGACCCCCGAGTTCATCCCTGATTCGCGCGACGTACTCCACGAAGTCGTGGTCCGTTCGTTCTCGCGGGCGCGCAAGGTCGATCGAGATGGTCGACTGCACAGTCCCTGGATCAGTGCCCATCACGATGACCCGGTCGGCGAGCGTCACCGCCTCGTCGATGTCGTGCGTGACGAACACGACGGTCTGGTCGGTTTGTGCCCAGATGTCCAGCAGTTCGGCGTGCAAGCGGTCGCGCGTCCGCGCGTCGACGCTGGCGAACGGTTCGTCCATCAGGAGGGTCTCTGGATCGGGGGCGAGCGCGCGAGCAATCCCGACGCGCTGTTTCATGCCGCCGGACAGTTCCTTCGGATACGCGTCCTCGAAGCCGTCGAGCCCGACGAGATCGACCAGTTCCCGGACTCGCGCCTCGCAGTCCGCACAGTCGCAGGCGGGCCGGTCGAGGCCGAACCGGATGTTTCCACGGACAGTTCGCCAGGGGAACAGTGCGTACTCCTGAAAGACCATGCCTCGGTCCAAACCCGGGCCAGTAACCGGGTCACCGTCGACCAGAACCGAACCACTGTCCGGGTCGTCGAGACCCGCTATCGCCCGCAGCAGTGTCGTCTTTCCACAGCCGGACGGTCCAACCACACAGCAGAACTCACCCTCCGACACCGAGAACGACACGTCCTCGAGCGCCTGGGTCGAGTCGTACCCCTTACTGACGTTCCGGACGCTGATCTTCTCGCGTGACTCTCGATTGGTGGAGGAGTCCGTACTTAGCGCCACGCGAGCGCCCTCCCTTCGACGAGTCGGAACCCGACGTCCATACAGAGGAACGCCAGGCTGATCAGGAACATGTACGCGACGCTGGTCGCCATCGCGAGGTTGTTGGAGGCGTTGATGATCTCGTAGCCGACGCCCGGCGCGCCGAACAACTCGGCACCGACGACGATCATCCAGCAGCGACCGATGCTCGTCCGGAACCCAGTCAACACCTGGGGGGCAGCGCTCGGGAGCGCCACCAGTTTCAGCATCGAGAGGTCGCGTTCTACACCGAGCGTCGACGCGGCATCGGTCAGGTCGGTCGAGATGCCTTCGACGCCACCGTAGGCGCCGTAGAAGTTGATCCAGAACGCGCCGACGAAGACGATGAACGCCGCGCCGGTGTGGTGGATCCCGAACCAGACGATGGCGAAGACGATCCACGCCAGTGGCGGAATCGGCCGGAGCACTCGGACGAGTGGCCGCAACCAGTCGTCCAACGCACCGTTCCAGCCCATCGCCAGTCCGAGCCCAATCCCACAGCCCGCACCGAGAAGGAGGCCAGGAACGTAGTGGAACAACGTCTGTGCGAGGTGTGCGAACCCCGTCGGTAACACCAGACTCGAGCCAGCCACGGGGACCGTAATCGCAGTCGAGGTCGCGAACAAGTCGATGAACGCGCGCACGGAATCGAGGGGGCCCGGAACCAGATACGACGGCTGGGTCGTCGTCGCGCCAACCCACCAGACGAGGAGGAACACCAGGAGACCGCCCAGGCCGCGCAGATACCGACGCAGGTCTCCCTCGAAACTGCCGATGACGACCGCGTTGGAACTGGTGTCGGTCTGCGTGCTCATTACTGGAGTGCGTCGTATGGATCGAACGCGAACAGGTCCTCAGTCGCGACCGGTTCCTCGATGTTTCCGACACTCGCGACGAACTCACCCATCGTTGCGGCCTGATCGGTGATCGCGTGCGGGTCCGAGATGAACTCCGACGCCTTCGAATCCATGGCAGCCCTCGCGAGGTCCGCGCTCACACCGGAGCCGATCACGGAGGCGGCATGGGCGGCGGCGGCATCCGGTGAGTCCGCCGTGAACTCGGTTGCCGCGATGTGCTGTTCGACGAGTGACTGGGCGACCTTGCTGTCGTCGAACACCCGCTGGTTCGCGAACAGCACCGTGACCGGGTGGTTGTCCAGTATCTCTCCGGACCAGGCCAGTTCGCCGAAACCATCGTCCTGTCCGATGATCGTCGCGAACGGCTCCTGGATAATCGTCGCGTCGATATCGCCCGACTGGATTGTCTGGACCGCCTTCGCGGGCGGGACTTTCGACTTGTCGACGACCGACTCCATCTCACCGATGTCGAGGTCCTCCTGAATCCAGTATCGGAGGACGATGTCGGGGACACTCCCGTCCGGTGGGGCACCGAATCGGACCTTACGACCATGTGCTTCCTCGAAGCGCTCGAACGCAGCCGCCCCCTCCTGTTCGTAGAGATCAGCGAGGTCGGTCGTTCCCATGACTTTGAAACCGTTTCTCGAGTTCGCCACGAGGATACCGGCTTCAGTTCCCTTGTCGACGAGGACCATCGAGGGAGTGATTCCGAAGAGCGCGACGTCGACGTCACCGCTGGCGAACGCCTTGACGACGCTTGGGCCTGAGCTGAACCGCTCTATTGTGACCTCTGCCGGGACAGCCTCGTAGTAGCCCTCTCGTTCCATCACGTAGTGTTGCATGTTCGGGTAAATCGGGACGTACGCGACCGTGACGGAATCGAGTGACCCACCCCCTCGGCTGGACTCCCCTCCTCGACCGAGACAGCCAGCGATACCCGCCGCAGCAACCGTGCTTGCGCCTGCTTTCTGAAGCAGCCTTCGGCGCGAAATTTGGACCATCTATGTTGCTAACTTTAGAAGCTATTATAATAATACCTGTGATTTAGATAGAGACAGTTAATACTCAAATGGGTTCGAAAGCGGAGATGCTGCTAGGCGTTGCTAGAGTTGGCGTGAACGCAACGAGCAGGAAAACAGAATCAGTTGATATCGGCGAGCGGCCCGAAGTCATCCACCGGCACCACGGAGTAGTCGATAGTGAGCGTGTCCTTCGTCGCTCGGATCTTCCCGACGAACGTCGAGATCGCTTCGAGCGATCCTTCTAACACGAACAGTTCCATGCAGTGATGGCCGCCGACGTGACTATGGAAGTTCGACGCGACGATGTCCTCGTGCTCGTGGCGGAGGCGCATCATTTTCTCCTCGACACTCGTGGTTTCGTAATCGAAAACCACTGTGACGACGCCCATCAGGTCTCGATCTTCGAGTTTCGTATCTTCGAACTCACCGAGGAGGTTTCGGCTCGCCTCACGGAGTACCTCACTGCGACCAGTATAGCCGTGATCGTCCGCGAACTGGTCGATCCGATTAAGCAACTCTTCCGGCATCGAGACGCTAACTACGGTCATATAACAACGTAGTTCATATAAAATATTAAATATTATCATCTCCAGCTACGGTGTTACAGTAATTCTGAATATCATCTCACACGATAGTGGGATACCTTCGCTCTAAGAATCACTAAGTCTATCCGAGATTATGAATTGTTTTTGAAACGAATTGCAGGGTTAGTCGGAAGCCTGAAACGGATTTAGTCGGAGCGAAGAGAACAGAAGGCACACATCAATTCTATACTCCGAGGTTGTGGGAGACAAATCAAGCTTTCACGGGAATCTACGTCTCAAGGGTTGAGAAGCGGTATCGTCCAAGAAACACCACACAGAAACTGACGTCTCGGGACCTTCAGCGGCTGCAGACCCAACATCACGGCCGCAATACGCCCAGTCGTCCAGCGACGACTCCGAGGACGACGCCGGTGAAGTGCGCGACAAGGGCAACGCCCGCGCTGGCGGTGACCAACGTTACGACGAGTGCGACACCCACCACGAGCGCGAGGGTCGCACGCGGGGCGAGATCCAGTCTGTCGAGCACTCCACCGGTGAGTCGGTTCCCGGCGATGGCGTAGCCGTACAGCGCGAGAATGGCACCGCTCGCGCCGAGAACGGCCACCGACTGACCGAACAACCCCCCGACGAGGAGTTCGGCGAGACCGGATAGCGCGCCGGTCACGAGAACGAACAGGTGGAGACGGATTCGAGTCGTGAACTGCTCCAGCGCAAAGCCGATGAATATGAGTGCGACAGAGTTCGCGAGGAGGTGTGCGAGATTCGCGTGGGCGTAGACGCTGGTGACGAGCGTCCACGGCCGCGAGAGCGGTGCCGCGAGCGCGAACCACGCCGACCCCACTCCGACGAATCCACCGAGTGTCTCCAAGACGAACACCACACTGAAGAGCGCGAGCAGGTCCAACGTTGGAGATCGCATCACACGACAGTTCGGGAGCGAGATAGATAAACTGAGCCACACCGGAGCGATGCAGCGTGGCGGCTGAACTCAGTATGCGAACACGCTCCACAGCCACTCACCGACGCCCCCGAGAGCCGACCTCATCCGGTCGCTCCACGTCGACGGCAGTCTCGAAAGTGTAGACGACATCAGGGTCGGCCTGTCCCCGCGCCCAGTCGTCGCCGATGGCGGTTCCCTCAAAGCGGTATGTCGCCCGCGTTACCGTCCGGTTCTCGGTGTCGACCACGACACGAATCCGTGCGGCCGTCACGTTCTCGACTCGATCGGCTTCGTTCCGGTTCCCGGCCTCGAAGACAGTGAGCGGCGTCGTGGGTTCGAGCGTCGCCTCGCCTGGCTGCCGCTCGGTCACCGACCACCCGTCCACGTCAGTAGCGGGTGGTGTCAGCGCACCCTCGTCGAGTTCGTAGCGTGCCTCCCACCAGAAATAGCCGGGGACAGCCCGAACTGACCTGTCCTCGACTGGTCGCGACCCGAGGAAGAAGATCTCGAACCCACGGACCCCCCGTGACCCAGTCCTCGAATCGGCGTACATCGATGTCCCACGTGCCTCTCCTCTATACAGTTGCCGATACTGTCGGTCGGTGCGGTCGACGAGTACCCGGAGACAGTCGCAAGCAGAGACGCCGCGCGCCACGAGCATCGCAGACGGCTATCTCTCGACAGACCCGTTTCAGCACAGATTTCACTCGACAGTGACGGCAGCCAAACGAATGCCCGCGATTCGGCACGGGAAGTTCCCTCCACGGTCGGTCGGCTTCCGTCCAGTTCTCGGTGCGAACCTCCTCCCACTCATCGGCGTGTTGTGGCTCGGATGGGACCCCGAGACACTGGTCACCGTCTACGGCTGTGAGTTGCTACTGTTGTTCCCGCTTGCGGGGGTGAAAGCCCTGTTCGCCGGTCGCCCGCCACGCACCGACCGAGAGAGTGACGTCATCAGCGTCTCAGGTAGCGGCCTCGTCGTTATCCCGGAAGGACTCTGGAGACTTGCACATTCACAGTCTGCGACGTGCAGTGCCTGAACAAATCGAAGCACGTCAAACGAGGTATGAGAGCCCCACGACGACGAGGCTCCCCCCGATGAATCGATACGTCCACACGATCCATTGAGATGGCTCGGACGACGAAGACGACATATCGCGTAACGATTCGAGACCGAAGTGATACACCCTCCTCGGGAAGGCGAGATATGCGAGACCGAAGAGCACCAGTACGACTCCGGCGAGTTGGAAGAGGCGATTCATAGAAAACGATTCAAAACAACACCACTTGAATCTGGAACATCGGGGCGACACGTAAGCCGTACTCTCCACACCACGAGCCCGGTCGTGGTAGAGAGCGCCGAACTGGTATTTCCGTGGCTGCGTTCGCCTGAGATACGATGGGAATCGGAGAGACGGTTGAGTCCGAGGTGGTTCTCGCTGACCTCGAGGTTACTCGCGGACCCGCCATCCAGTTGACCGCAGTCGGGACGCTCGGGATGGTCGTCGCGTGGGGGCTGTTCAGCGCCCTCTACGAACTCGGGACTGGACAGGTGGCGGCACTCAGAATCCTCTCACCCGGGGTCGGCTGGTGGAGTGTTGCGGTGAACGTGTTGGTCGTCCTCATTCTCGGGACCGTCCTCATCGTTCCTCACGAGTGGCTTCACGGCCTCACAATCCGGTACTACGGTGGACGAACCAGATACGGCGCGGCGTCGCTCACTTCATCCTGCCGTACGCGCACGCGACGACCGATAGAGAGATGACGTGACCTACCCACGTTCGGGGGCATCTTTCTAGGCTGTCGAACGGACGTGGATCACAACAGGGAGCTAACTGTCTCCGAGACGATAGCTCGAAACAGATTGCGGTGAAATGTGTTCTGACGACGTGGACTCCGGACCGTCGACCGACGTGGACAGACGTACTCATGGGTGTGTTGGCCGTCTTCTGGGTGCCAATCGATATCTTCGGCGAGCCTCGCCGGTAGAGGCGTTCGATAGCCCGGTCAACAGACGCATCGTCGTCTTGCCCGCGCCGTTCGGCCCGAGGAAGCCGTAGACCGTTCCACGAGGGATAGACAGCGAGAGGCCATCGAGTGCGACCTCTGACCGGTACGTCTTTTTGAGGGCTGTCGACTCGATTGCGTGTTCGTGCGGAGTGACGGGCATCAGAAGTACCGACAGCTGCGGAAACGACGCCTATACGTTTCGACCGCGGCTGGGGGTGCCGTACCGCCGCCCGTGGTTCGGCGTGGAGCAGCGGTCGAACAGGGACGAAGCGGAGTCGTGCCGACAAACGAGTCAGATTCGAGAGAGCGCGGCCCAGAGGAGCACGCCGACCGGGAGCAACAGAAACGGTCCGAACAGGACGGTGAGCGCACCTGCCATCGCGTCGCTGACGCGGGAGCTGAAGAACAGTCCAGCCGGGACGGCGACGAAACACAGCATCAGCACGCAGGCGGCACCGATCACTGCCGGGTCACGCTCCGGTCGTTCCGTCTCTTCGACCGGGAGTTGGAGCGTCTCGACGACGCGGTCGATGTCCCCGACTGGTCCAACCTGTGCCTCACCCCCATCGACTGACTCGACACCGGAGATGGTGAGCGTTCCCGTCCCGAGCAACCGGTCGGCGATGGCGTTCTTCACCGAGAACTCGGTGAAGGAGTCGACCGTGACGATCCACTGTGGCGCTTCGAGCAGCGTGTCGTACGCGACAAGGGTGTCACCGCGGCGTTGATACTCGACAGTGCCATACCGGAAGAAGTAGCTGAGGACCCGTGCGGCGACGATAGCACAGACGATGAGTAGTCCGAGAGCGACCCAGACTGGTTCACGAGAGACGACCGCGAGCCCCAGGAAAGCAAGCGCGCCGAGACCGAGACGGTTCGCGAATCCGAACGCGACCGACCACACGCTCCCGAGCAACACCGACGTCGCGCTGACGGAGACTCGAGCCTGCACCTCAACCTCCGGGAGTTCGAGTTCTGGCGGTGGTTCGCTGGCGTCTTCGTCGACGAGGCGGTCTCCGGGTCCGATAATCGGCGTTCCGACGTGCTCGAGGTAGAGCCGGTACAGCGACGCAGTCGTCTTCGCGAGGACGACACTAACGAGGGTCAACAGGCCGCCCGTCCGGCCGCCACCAGCGGCAAACACCCCGAGCGACAGCACGAGTACCGTGAGCTGTGCGGGAGTTCGCATGATTTCCTGTGCGGACACCTCGGTGTACTGCTCTGTGCTGATGTACTCGAAGAAGAAGTCGGCCACCTGTGCGACCACCAGCGCACCGAGTCCGAGAACGAGGTCGAGTGAGAGGACAGCCGGCGGCTCTGCCGCCAGCCAGTAGAAGATGCTCAGTGGGAGGACGGTCACGGACCACACCCCCAGCATCGAGAGCGCGAACGGGATATTTCGCGGATAGATGGGTGGCCAGGTAGCCCTCAGATTCCAGCCACCGCGTTTCTCTCGGAGCTCGTGCAACGGTTCGATCTGGCCCGAGAGACCCGGTGACCCACGCTCGGCGAAGAGCGTCTTGACGGCTGCCAGGAGGACCGTACTGAACGCTTCGGCCCAGTAGACGACGAGGAGCGACCAGAGGCTCCAGCCCAACGCGACGACGCCGACGAGGGGGAGGAGGTTCGCACCCAATACGGCCGTGGCACCACCGAGTACGAACGTCCACGACGAGATGCGGTCGCGAAGAGTCACTGTGAGCTGTTTGGACGTACGGGCCTGGGATTCACGTGAACACTGCTTCGAGCGCGGCCACGGGCGAGGCAAACGCGGTTTCTGACCCACACATCAGGGAAGCAACGACAGAAGGTCGATGAGTGTCTGTTTCACTCGTTCGTTCGGGACGACGAGCGCGACCGAGAACATGAGGAACACGACGCTGCCAACCGCCAGTGACGCGAGGAGATCAGAGCCGGTGGGTCCGAAAACGTACACGACCGCCGCCGCGACGACCCCGCTCAACAGGACGAACGCCCACCTCCGGGCACGCGTACGGGTTCGCATCTCGTTAGAAACCTGAATACCCGAACATGTTAATCGTTACGACAGATGGCGTCGTTTCGTTCCACCAGGTACATTACTCATCACAGCCGCCTTCTGGTCTTGTTA
This is a stretch of genomic DNA from Salinigranum halophilum. It encodes these proteins:
- a CDS encoding energy-coupling factor ABC transporter permease, coding for MAHIHLGEGSFPLWALILWTLLGAGLISAVVYRVRKGGIKTHQIALAGIGAAASFAIFQLNIPVWGGIHMNLTGLVGILAGPLLGALIALVVNIFSAALGHGAVGLLGANTLVNASEAIVAYYAFKTLMGMDWDVFPAGASAATLGLSAGAFLMGAIIVISGVNGSALPRGDLTIAVAGLVGLNLGVAVIEGILTGFIVQFLASVRPDLVGLAGRDTSGESTGVTA
- a CDS encoding CopG family ribbon-helix-helix protein; protein product: MPERLRDGLDTFAEEHGYTGRSEVIREACQSLLEEYRETDYEGRRVLATVTAVFGYDEPEIERRMMDIRHEFEASIRSNSHNCLEGNAGCVETFVIEAAYEDALRFIGTVRGADESISVDYTVVPVDVMNAQISEQ
- a CDS encoding ABC transporter ATP-binding protein; protein product: MALSTDSSTNRESREKISVRNVSKGYDSTQALEDVSFSVSEGEFCCVVGPSGCGKTTLLRAIAGLDDPDSGSVLVDGDPVTGPGLDRGMVFQEYALFPWRTVRGNIRFGLDRPACDCADCEARVRELVDLVGLDGFEDAYPKELSGGMKQRVGIARALAPDPETLLMDEPFASVDARTRDRLHAELLDIWAQTDQTVVFVTHDIDEAVTLADRVIVMGTDPGTVQSTISIDLARPRERTDHDFVEYVARIRDELGGPGDTSA
- a CDS encoding ABC transporter permease, encoding MSTQTDTSSNAVVIGSFEGDLRRYLRGLGGLLVFLLVWWVGATTTQPSYLVPGPLDSVRAFIDLFATSTAITVPVAGSSLVLPTGFAHLAQTLFHYVPGLLLGAGCGIGLGLAMGWNGALDDWLRPLVRVLRPIPPLAWIVFAIVWFGIHHTGAAFIVFVGAFWINFYGAYGGVEGISTDLTDAASTLGVERDLSMLKLVALPSAAPQVLTGFRTSIGRCWMIVVGAELFGAPGVGYEIINASNNLAMATSVAYMFLISLAFLCMDVGFRLVEGRALAWR
- a CDS encoding ABC transporter substrate-binding protein, with translation MVQISRRRLLQKAGASTVAAAGIAGCLGRGGESSRGGGSLDSVTVAYVPIYPNMQHYVMEREGYYEAVPAEVTIERFSSGPSVVKAFASGDVDVALFGITPSMVLVDKGTEAGILVANSRNGFKVMGTTDLADLYEQEGAAAFERFEEAHGRKVRFGAPPDGSVPDIVLRYWIQEDLDIGEMESVVDKSKVPPAKAVQTIQSGDIDATIIQEPFATIIGQDDGFGELAWSGEILDNHPVTVLFANQRVFDDSKVAQSLVEQHIAATEFTADSPDAAAAHAASVIGSGVSADLARAAMDSKASEFISDPHAITDQAATMGEFVASVGNIEEPVATEDLFAFDPYDALQ
- a CDS encoding CopG family ribbon-helix-helix protein, translated to MTVVSVSMPEELLNRIDQFADDHGYTGRSEVLREASRNLLGEFEDTKLEDRDLMGVVTVVFDYETTSVEEKMMRLRHEHEDIVASNFHSHVGGHHCMELFVLEGSLEAISTFVGKIRATKDTLTIDYSVVPVDDFGPLADIN
- a CDS encoding rhomboid family intramembrane serine protease, translated to MRSPTLDLLALFSVVFVLETLGGFVGVGSAWFALAAPLSRPWTLVTSVYAHANLAHLLANSVALIFIGFALEQFTTRIRLHLFVLVTGALSGLAELLVGGLFGQSVAVLGASGAILALYGYAIAGNRLTGGVLDRLDLAPRATLALVVGVALVVTLVTASAGVALVAHFTGVVLGVVAGRLGVLRP
- a CDS encoding DUF3267 domain-containing protein, which encodes MGIGETVESEVVLADLEVTRGPAIQLTAVGTLGMVVAWGLFSALYELGTGQVAALRILSPGVGWWSVAVNVLVVLILGTVLIVPHEWLHGLTIRYYGGRTRYGAASLTSSCRTRTRRPIER
- a CDS encoding DUF6498-containing protein, with the protein product MTLRDRISSWTFVLGGATAVLGANLLPLVGVVALGWSLWSLLVVYWAEAFSTVLLAAVKTLFAERGSPGLSGQIEPLHELREKRGGWNLRATWPPIYPRNIPFALSMLGVWSVTVLPLSIFYWLAAEPPAVLSLDLVLGLGALVVAQVADFFFEYISTEQYTEVSAQEIMRTPAQLTVLVLSLGVFAAGGGRTGGLLTLVSVVLAKTTASLYRLYLEHVGTPIIGPGDRLVDEDASEPPPELELPEVEVQARVSVSATSVLLGSVWSVAFGFANRLGLGALAFLGLAVVSREPVWVALGLLIVCAIVAARVLSYFFRYGTVEYQRRGDTLVAYDTLLEAPQWIVTVDSFTEFSVKNAIADRLLGTGTLTISGVESVDGGEAQVGPVGDIDRVVETLQLPVEETERPERDPAVIGAACVLMLCFVAVPAGLFFSSRVSDAMAGALTVLFGPFLLLPVGVLLWAALSRI